A single genomic interval of uncultured Desulfobacter sp. harbors:
- a CDS encoding methyl-accepting chemotaxis protein, translating into MRKITLKSKLIIGGVVAAILPLIVVGLFSINKSSSALLHLAEGQAKLTAQNFATMVNLYIEQEIEKAGTIASEPLIQKLINRAGAEDLENSLSELSAVDAYLSDVYQKIKENYDDILVTNSSGLVLVDGRDQGAILKKTNLADRKYFQSAKSGKITIGEPVISKISGEPAFVIAVPLRNSSGTFAGIFGSVVKLTALSEKITQTKIGETGYPFMVGHDGLFIAHPVKDYIFKLNMAALEGMEEIAKKSLAQETGVEKYRFKGVDKIAGFAPVPATGWSVVVTQNESEFLAPVVSIRNMVLTVGCIFLVLTIVAILWFVRGIMALLGNDPSEIANVADRIAAGDLTYEFKTNGKPLCGVYASMKQMTDNLKNMFADISQGVQTLTSSSTELSAVSQQMTTGAEQSSQKANNVSSAAEEMATAMNSVAAATEQTSANLQMIVAAAEEMSATINEISTNTAKGSRTTTQAVEKAEQISEKVDALGRAATEISKVTETIADISEQTNLLALNATIEAARAGEAGKGFAVVAGEIKELARQTAQATDEIGLKIGEVQATTTESVNAIKTIVEIIDDINSIVTSVASAIEEQSATTQEISDNVSQAATGVQEVNENVNQTSTVASEVTEDVHQVSLSADEITAGTKHINDSALELSKLAESLNEMVGRFKL; encoded by the coding sequence ATGAGAAAAATAACACTAAAATCAAAATTAATCATTGGTGGCGTGGTGGCAGCGATACTTCCACTGATTGTCGTGGGACTATTTTCAATAAACAAGTCTTCCTCTGCACTGCTCCACCTTGCAGAGGGACAGGCAAAGCTCACCGCACAAAATTTTGCAACCATGGTGAATCTTTACATTGAACAGGAAATTGAAAAAGCCGGGACAATCGCGTCGGAGCCCTTGATACAAAAACTGATTAATAGAGCCGGGGCTGAAGACTTAGAAAACAGCCTTTCTGAGTTGTCTGCTGTTGACGCATATCTTTCAGATGTATATCAAAAAATAAAAGAAAATTATGATGATATTCTGGTTACGAATTCATCCGGTCTTGTTCTCGTTGATGGTCGTGATCAAGGCGCTATACTGAAAAAAACAAATTTGGCTGATAGGAAATATTTTCAGTCTGCCAAATCCGGCAAGATCACCATCGGCGAACCGGTTATTTCAAAGATAAGCGGCGAACCTGCTTTTGTTATTGCTGTTCCTTTGCGGAACAGTTCCGGGACGTTTGCCGGTATTTTTGGATCGGTTGTGAAATTGACGGCGTTATCCGAAAAAATTACGCAGACGAAAATCGGTGAGACAGGCTATCCGTTTATGGTGGGTCATGACGGGCTTTTTATTGCTCATCCTGTGAAAGATTATATTTTTAAGTTAAATATGGCGGCCCTTGAAGGGATGGAGGAGATTGCCAAAAAATCATTGGCCCAGGAAACAGGTGTTGAGAAATATCGCTTTAAAGGGGTTGATAAGATTGCCGGTTTTGCACCTGTGCCTGCCACAGGCTGGAGCGTTGTGGTCACCCAGAATGAATCGGAATTTTTAGCGCCTGTGGTTTCGATTCGAAATATGGTGCTTACCGTCGGCTGCATATTTCTGGTCCTGACAATCGTGGCGATTCTGTGGTTTGTTCGAGGCATCATGGCGCTTTTGGGGAATGATCCCTCTGAAATCGCGAACGTGGCCGACCGGATTGCCGCCGGTGATCTTACGTATGAATTTAAAACTAACGGAAAACCGCTTTGTGGTGTGTATGCCAGTATGAAACAAATGACTGACAATTTGAAAAATATGTTTGCGGATATTTCACAAGGGGTTCAGACGTTGACATCGTCTTCTACGGAACTATCGGCGGTGTCCCAGCAGATGACAACCGGTGCAGAACAGTCCTCCCAGAAAGCAAACAACGTTTCTTCGGCCGCAGAAGAGATGGCAACGGCGATGAACAGTGTGGCTGCTGCCACAGAACAGACAAGTGCCAACCTGCAGATGATTGTCGCCGCCGCAGAAGAGATGTCTGCAACGATCAATGAAATTTCAACCAATACCGCCAAGGGAAGTCGGACAACGACCCAGGCCGTTGAAAAAGCCGAACAGATTTCCGAGAAAGTGGATGCGTTAGGTCGGGCAGCAACCGAGATCAGCAAAGTGACCGAAACCATAGCCGATATTTCTGAACAGACCAATCTTCTGGCGCTGAATGCAACCATAGAGGCCGCCAGAGCCGGAGAAGCCGGTAAGGGATTTGCTGTTGTGGCCGGTGAAATTAAGGAACTTGCACGGCAGACTGCCCAGGCGACTGACGAAATCGGTTTGAAAATCGGCGAGGTTCAGGCAACAACCACGGAGTCTGTCAACGCGATAAAGACAATTGTGGAAATCATTGACGATATCAATTCGATTGTCACATCGGTTGCATCTGCCATTGAAGAGCAGTCTGCCACAACCCAGGAAATTTCCGATAATGTCAGCCAGGCCGCGACTGGTGTTCAGGAGGTCAATGAGAATGTCAACCAGACATCCACCGTGGCAAGCGAGGTCACCGAGGATGTCCACCAGGTCAGTCTGTCTGCAGACGAAATCACGGCCGGCACCAAACACATAAATGACAGTGCTCTGGAGTTATCCAAGCTGGCGGAAAGTCTTAACGAGATGGTCGGCAGGTTTAAGCTGTAA
- a CDS encoding putative quinol monooxygenase, whose translation MISVIASIHVKEGQLDKFIEIFKSNMPTVLEEKGCIEYIPTVDMPTGLPPQELNNTAVTIIEKWRSVEDLKAHLSSPHMLEYKEKTNDLVESMSVKVLKEV comes from the coding sequence ATGATAAGCGTGATTGCATCAATTCATGTTAAAGAAGGTCAATTAGATAAGTTTATTGAAATTTTCAAATCCAATATGCCAACTGTTCTTGAGGAAAAAGGATGTATTGAGTATATCCCGACTGTCGACATGCCTACAGGGCTCCCCCCGCAGGAATTGAATAACACTGCGGTAACCATCATTGAAAAATGGCGTAGTGTAGAAGATTTAAAGGCGCATTTATCATCTCCGCATATGCTTGAATATAAAGAAAAAACCAATGATCTTGTTGAATCAATGAGTGTTAAGGTATTGAAAGAAGTATAA
- the rsgA gene encoding ribosome small subunit-dependent GTPase A, whose protein sequence is MSNKSILQKDNNFKHLSHLGWTSYFQKNFENIDNNSLVPARVTGVRKRYFFINDGKEELLATPAGKLQQESSSTYPVVGDWVMVRQTAIEGILPRKNTLTRGAAGMRGRKSGEYREQTIAANLDTVFIVTGLDQDFNLRRIERYLTLVYNCGLTPVIILTKADLHQDPEHFVNEAETIAFGVPVHLISAFNDTGLSDLTPYLVHGRTCVMVGSSGTGKSTLINRLCGETVQATGEVSAHVGKGTHTTTSRDLIMMPQGGMIIDNPGIREISFWEIDQGVESTFPEIEALGAECRFSDCTHTHEPGCRVLKAVQDGELTEARLENYLKMKQELEYISARKNKSADRVEKERWKGVSKKIKAINKKKSF, encoded by the coding sequence ATGAGCAATAAAAGTATATTACAAAAAGACAATAATTTTAAACATCTTTCCCATTTGGGCTGGACATCCTATTTCCAAAAAAATTTTGAAAATATTGACAATAATTCTCTCGTTCCGGCCCGGGTAACCGGGGTCAGGAAAAGATATTTTTTTATCAATGACGGCAAAGAAGAGCTGCTGGCAACCCCGGCCGGGAAACTTCAACAGGAGAGCAGCAGCACATACCCGGTGGTCGGCGATTGGGTTATGGTCAGACAAACAGCTATAGAAGGGATATTGCCGCGAAAAAACACCCTAACCAGGGGTGCTGCAGGCATGCGCGGCCGGAAATCAGGCGAGTACAGGGAGCAGACAATCGCGGCCAATCTTGACACCGTATTTATAGTTACCGGACTTGACCAGGATTTTAATCTGCGCCGCATTGAGCGCTACCTGACCCTGGTTTATAATTGTGGGCTGACCCCGGTAATCATCCTGACGAAAGCGGACCTTCACCAGGACCCCGAACATTTTGTAAATGAAGCGGAAACCATTGCATTCGGCGTTCCTGTACATCTGATATCTGCTTTTAATGATACAGGGCTCTCCGACTTGACACCCTACCTGGTGCACGGCCGGACCTGTGTCATGGTGGGATCTTCCGGCACGGGCAAATCCACACTGATCAACCGGCTATGCGGCGAAACCGTCCAGGCCACCGGTGAAGTAAGTGCCCATGTGGGCAAGGGAACCCACACCACCACGTCCCGGGATCTGATCATGATGCCCCAGGGCGGAATGATCATTGACAATCCCGGCATCCGTGAAATCAGCTTCTGGGAGATTGACCAGGGTGTTGAATCTACCTTTCCGGAAATAGAAGCCCTGGGGGCCGAATGCCGTTTTTCAGACTGCACACACACACACGAACCCGGGTGCCGGGTGCTTAAAGCCGTCCAGGACGGAGAACTGACCGAAGCCAGGCTGGAGAACTACCTCAAAATGAAACAAGAGCTGGAATATATTTCCGCCCGGAAAAACAAAAGCGCAGATCGTGTGGAAAAGGAGCGGTGGAAAGGGGTGTCCAAGAAAATTAAGGCCATAAACAAAAAAAAGTCCTTTTAA
- a CDS encoding SH3 domain-containing protein has product MSQKTFSPGSKGMQFQDITRLAAGLLALLLFSSCTMEKSVTVVDDSRVPQLEKIEKKNTVVDDSRIRQLEKKNAELTSKLAEQKLLSKKLQQTLLLQHKETDACRQANEKLIKVLSQSKAKLATRGSKLEAATLIAEATAVISNVEQKPLNEPQKIIWERALENLKESKHELAEGNFESAAYLSREAMEQAKSINIDEDISTAGPAEKEIFFSTPLQMKLFRTGNLRKDPSIKAGIKKVLQEGSKIFAVGYKHNWVKVKLADTDETGWIHLSLLY; this is encoded by the coding sequence ATGAGTCAAAAGACATTCAGCCCCGGCAGTAAGGGCATGCAGTTCCAAGACATTACAAGGCTGGCCGCCGGCCTGTTGGCACTGCTTCTTTTTTCATCCTGTACCATGGAAAAAAGCGTAACGGTCGTCGATGATTCGCGGGTCCCCCAATTAGAAAAAATAGAGAAAAAAAATACGGTCGTTGATGATTCACGGATTCGCCAATTAGAGAAGAAAAATGCGGAGCTGACCAGCAAGTTGGCTGAGCAAAAACTGCTTTCAAAAAAATTACAACAAACATTACTCCTACAACATAAGGAAACCGACGCCTGCCGGCAGGCCAACGAAAAATTGATCAAAGTACTCTCGCAAAGCAAGGCTAAACTGGCGACCCGGGGCAGCAAACTGGAAGCGGCTACCCTTATCGCCGAGGCCACGGCCGTGATCAGCAATGTGGAACAAAAACCCTTGAATGAGCCCCAGAAAATTATCTGGGAAAGGGCATTAGAAAACCTGAAAGAGAGTAAACATGAACTGGCAGAAGGAAACTTTGAAAGTGCGGCCTACTTGTCCAGAGAAGCGATGGAGCAGGCAAAGAGCATTAATATAGATGAAGATATCAGCACCGCCGGTCCGGCGGAAAAGGAAATCTTTTTTTCAACGCCCTTGCAGATGAAATTGTTTAGAACCGGGAATCTCCGGAAAGACCCGTCTATAAAAGCGGGGATTAAAAAAGTACTTCAGGAAGGAAGCAAAATTTTTGCCGTCGGGTATAAACACAATTGGGTGAAAGTCAAATTAGCAGATACTGATGAGACCGGCTGGATTCATCTATCCCTTCTTTATTGA
- a CDS encoding TRAP transporter fused permease subunit, which produces MYEKLNRLEQIIFDVLSIFLVLFYSWSAIVQPMATQYHRGIYVIITYILVFLLYKSKSFVGRIIDYVLILLSIVSIGYWIFLFEVINYRTGAETTVDMVFAVIGVLIGIELARRVVGNVFVIMGALMLIYGVYGYMAPDLISHAGAPFTELCISIFYKSDGVFGIMANVLATYVILFVLFGAFLEKCGAQKFFIDWPLAAVGHKIGGPAKVSVIASGLFGSISGSAIANTVSTGMFTIPMMKKAGFKPHVAGGIEPAASIGGMFMPPIMGAGGFIMAELTGVPYSRIMLVAIFPAFMYFFSVFCMVHYEAKKDNIVGEKSEQSAGHIFKTEWFYTLPLISITILMLTGYSPGFSAILGLVTCLFISRVRSDTSMDLTMALIVTGIFLISLINGFVGSSGSVVIPQWVGFLIGFVAAVFIYIKKPEQVKPGLVHFLEAARSGTENSLKIGATVGVIGIIIGVLTFSGLVLTFADIMIELAGGSLLLTIMLVALASLVLGMGVPVTAAYLITAVVAVPALTHLGVNQIAAHMIVYWLSQDSNITPPVCIAAFAGATIAKANMWRTALASFKFAKFLYLGPLLFGYVPGFSLDGSPMDIAKAFVAITLGTWAYSWFLSGIWVSHLKNIFKKK; this is translated from the coding sequence GGCAGGATTATTGATTATGTGCTGATACTTTTATCCATTGTTTCAATCGGATACTGGATTTTCCTTTTTGAAGTCATCAATTACCGGACCGGTGCTGAAACAACGGTTGATATGGTTTTTGCCGTCATCGGGGTGCTTATCGGCATCGAGCTGGCCCGCCGCGTTGTCGGTAATGTGTTTGTTATTATGGGTGCCTTAATGCTGATTTACGGGGTGTACGGATATATGGCCCCGGATTTAATTTCCCATGCGGGTGCACCATTTACGGAGTTGTGCATCAGCATATTCTACAAAAGTGACGGTGTCTTCGGCATCATGGCTAATGTTCTGGCAACATATGTAATTTTATTTGTTCTGTTCGGGGCTTTCCTTGAAAAATGCGGGGCCCAGAAATTTTTTATTGACTGGCCCCTGGCTGCTGTTGGCCATAAAATCGGCGGACCGGCTAAGGTATCCGTCATTGCATCCGGACTTTTTGGCTCAATCTCCGGCTCAGCCATTGCCAATACCGTCTCCACAGGCATGTTCACCATCCCCATGATGAAAAAAGCAGGGTTCAAACCCCATGTGGCCGGTGGTATTGAGCCGGCAGCCTCCATTGGCGGGATGTTCATGCCCCCGATCATGGGTGCAGGCGGTTTTATCATGGCGGAGTTGACCGGCGTCCCCTATTCAAGAATCATGCTGGTGGCCATTTTCCCTGCGTTCATGTATTTTTTCAGTGTGTTCTGCATGGTTCATTATGAGGCCAAAAAAGATAATATTGTCGGAGAAAAGAGTGAACAGTCTGCCGGCCATATTTTTAAAACCGAATGGTTTTATACACTTCCCCTGATCTCCATCACCATTTTGATGCTCACGGGTTATTCTCCCGGTTTTTCAGCTATACTCGGTCTTGTTACCTGCCTTTTTATCAGTCGAGTGAGATCGGATACATCCATGGATCTAACCATGGCTCTGATCGTAACTGGGATATTTTTAATATCTTTGATCAACGGTTTTGTGGGAAGCTCCGGCAGCGTAGTCATCCCCCAATGGGTCGGCTTTCTGATCGGTTTTGTTGCCGCTGTTTTTATATACATAAAAAAACCTGAACAGGTGAAACCCGGATTGGTCCATTTTCTTGAGGCTGCCCGCTCCGGTACTGAAAACAGTCTTAAAATCGGTGCTACGGTCGGTGTCATAGGAATTATTATTGGTGTTTTAACCTTTTCCGGCCTGGTATTAACCTTTGCAGACATCATGATCGAGCTTGCCGGCGGTTCCCTGCTTTTGACCATCATGCTTGTGGCCCTGGCCTCCCTGGTATTAGGTATGGGTGTTCCCGTCACCGCCGCTTATTTGATCACTGCCGTTGTTGCGGTGCCGGCTCTGACCCATCTTGGGGTCAATCAGATTGCCGCACATATGATTGTTTACTGGCTGTCCCAGGATTCAAATATAACGCCGCCTGTCTGTATTGCCGCCTTTGCGGGCGCGACCATTGCCAAGGCAAATATGTGGCGCACTGCCCTGGCCTCTTTTAAATTTGCCAAATTTTTGTACCTGGGCCCCCTTCTTTTTGGATACGTGCCTGGATTTTCCCTTGACGGCAGCCCCATGGACATTGCCAAGGCCTTTGTTGCCATTACCCTTGGTACCTGGGCGTATTCCTGGTTTCTCAGTGGAATCTGGGTTTCCCATTTAAAAAATATTTTCAAAAAGAAATAA
- a CDS encoding diguanylate cyclase — translation MLQTTLEEKVKQKFADSAQIMEQEISLWLKKRVYDLTVFSNASIVSEAVTAYLKTSEERVDDSKKRCPNIKILETYLSTLQHQFKGYVRIFVLSRTGSVIVASENGGGDRPFPFPDDYIEQISDKQWFKGNAYIDSRDKSPLILIGVPLFLNQLYEYETLLAIEVRLTGLMPLLDPVKFGDSGDWTYESLVDIKTGRQFLYGRGAKKVLNEIYPAPSGDSQTLREYTNSMNERLMGLVVPFRELEWGLFIAENYEKAFSGLIHARRRNIIIICCFGVLMGIAAYLLTRQIMLPLSALTRGAERVADGDLDVRLPVRRNDEIGFATTVFNEMVANLKLSQTKLEQLATTDPLTGLNNRKRVMSILGDHYKYYRRYKTEFSVLMLDVDHFKDVNDTYGHQAGDMVLKQVAELFNENLRNVDSAGRYGGEEFLVILAESGGDESIQAAERIRKAVANHVVIYEDQEIQVRISVGIGQIHKQDGDEQQILRRADMALYRAKNEGRNRVVYLADDDDQ, via the coding sequence ATGTTGCAAACTACACTGGAAGAAAAGGTTAAGCAAAAGTTTGCCGACTCTGCACAGATCATGGAACAGGAAATTTCCCTATGGCTTAAAAAGCGGGTTTATGATCTGACTGTGTTCTCCAACGCGTCCATTGTATCGGAAGCGGTTACGGCTTATCTTAAAACGTCTGAAGAAAGGGTGGATGACAGTAAAAAACGGTGCCCAAATATCAAAATACTTGAAACCTACCTCAGTACACTGCAGCATCAATTTAAAGGTTATGTTCGGATTTTTGTTCTTTCCAGGACCGGTTCTGTTATCGTCGCTTCTGAAAACGGCGGTGGTGACCGGCCGTTTCCCTTTCCTGATGATTACATCGAGCAGATTTCAGACAAACAATGGTTCAAGGGAAACGCGTATATTGATTCAAGGGATAAGTCGCCCCTTATCCTGATCGGCGTTCCCCTTTTTCTGAATCAGCTTTATGAATATGAAACATTACTGGCGATTGAAGTCAGGCTCACCGGATTAATGCCTTTATTGGATCCCGTGAAATTTGGAGACTCTGGTGACTGGACCTATGAATCCCTTGTGGATATAAAAACAGGTCGGCAGTTTTTATACGGCAGGGGGGCCAAAAAAGTTCTCAATGAGATCTATCCGGCACCGTCCGGTGACAGTCAAACGCTTCGTGAATATACTAACAGCATGAATGAGCGCTTAATGGGGTTGGTTGTCCCGTTTCGAGAACTGGAATGGGGGCTTTTTATTGCAGAAAATTATGAAAAGGCTTTCTCCGGGCTGATCCATGCACGCCGGCGTAATATTATTATTATCTGCTGTTTTGGTGTTCTTATGGGTATTGCGGCTTATCTGCTGACCCGGCAGATCATGTTGCCATTGTCGGCTTTGACAAGAGGGGCGGAAAGGGTGGCCGACGGTGATCTGGATGTTCGGCTTCCAGTACGCCGCAACGATGAAATTGGGTTTGCAACCACCGTTTTTAATGAGATGGTTGCCAACCTGAAGCTCAGCCAGACAAAACTGGAGCAGTTGGCGACAACTGATCCCTTGACGGGTTTGAATAACAGAAAACGGGTGATGAGTATCTTAGGTGATCACTACAAGTATTACCGCCGGTATAAAACAGAGTTTTCCGTATTGATGCTTGACGTGGATCACTTTAAAGATGTTAATGATACATATGGGCACCAGGCCGGGGATATGGTGCTAAAACAGGTGGCGGAACTTTTTAATGAAAATTTGCGTAATGTCGACTCTGCCGGCCGGTACGGCGGAGAGGAGTTTCTCGTGATCCTTGCAGAGTCCGGGGGGGATGAGTCCATCCAGGCGGCGGAACGCATCAGAAAAGCCGTTGCAAACCATGTCGTTATTTATGAAGACCAGGAGATTCAGGTACGTATTTCCGTTGGTATCGGCCAAATCCATAAACAGGACGGGGATGAGCAACAGATCCTCCGTCGAGCCGATATGGCTCTCTACCGGGCCAAGAATGAGGGACGAAACCGGGTTGTTTACCTGGCTGATGACGACGACCAATAA
- a CDS encoding MarR family transcriptional regulator, whose translation MDDYSKIIDQSIGYLVGRLSRAIIKRLSKKFQDAGIDVSYEQWSILVHLYRQDGQTQQALARTAVKDKAAITRLLNGLEKKNIVLRIPDRNDKRSNLVYLTNKAKELKPHLVGFVEEMLEEAEQGIDPDEMTRCRATINIIFQNFDRLNNPAPPEK comes from the coding sequence GTGGACGACTACAGCAAGATCATTGACCAATCCATTGGCTATCTTGTAGGCCGGTTATCCCGGGCAATCATAAAGCGGCTGTCAAAAAAATTCCAGGATGCCGGAATTGATGTCAGTTACGAGCAGTGGAGCATCCTTGTCCATCTTTACCGTCAGGACGGCCAGACCCAGCAGGCCCTTGCCCGGACTGCCGTTAAAGACAAAGCCGCCATTACCCGGCTTTTAAATGGACTTGAGAAAAAAAATATTGTACTCAGGATTCCTGACCGAAATGATAAACGCAGCAACCTTGTTTATCTGACAAATAAAGCCAAGGAATTAAAACCCCATCTTGTTGGTTTTGTGGAAGAAATGTTAGAAGAAGCAGAGCAGGGAATTGATCCGGATGAAATGACCCGCTGCAGGGCAACCATCAATATTATATTTCAAAATTTTGACCGTTTGAATAACCCTGCCCCACCTGAAAAATAA